A single Marinobacter sp. es.042 DNA region contains:
- a CDS encoding DnaJ domain-containing protein, whose product MPLTLVAIVVAVVAWVWLRNQPASQRNAAILKLALLAGIGIVVLLAITGRLHFVFAGLAFLYPLLRRLLPSLLRGGLGGVTGGAGAKSGNQSHVSSDILEMTLDHDSGIMSGKIIKGPMEGRELAELSESEFLELLRYCRGQDEDSARLLETYLDRRFGDSWRTDDEAASESDPSGDSGNTGGPLTESEALDILGLEPGASREEIIKAHRRMMQKLHPDHGGSNYLAARINEAKECLLG is encoded by the coding sequence GTGCCGTTAACGCTTGTTGCCATCGTTGTCGCGGTTGTGGCGTGGGTGTGGTTGCGCAATCAGCCTGCCAGTCAGCGCAATGCCGCCATTCTCAAACTGGCTCTGCTGGCCGGTATCGGCATTGTCGTACTGCTGGCCATAACCGGGCGACTGCATTTTGTCTTCGCCGGTTTGGCCTTTCTCTATCCTCTGTTGCGTCGCCTGCTGCCATCTTTATTGCGTGGCGGGCTCGGTGGCGTGACCGGTGGTGCCGGGGCCAAGTCGGGCAACCAGTCCCATGTTTCCAGCGATATTCTGGAAATGACTCTGGACCACGACTCGGGAATCATGAGCGGCAAGATCATCAAGGGCCCGATGGAAGGGAGAGAGCTGGCGGAGTTAAGCGAAAGCGAGTTCCTTGAGCTATTACGCTATTGCCGCGGCCAGGACGAGGATTCTGCCCGGCTCCTTGAAACTTACCTGGATCGCCGGTTCGGAGACTCCTGGAGAACAGACGATGAGGCGGCCTCTGAAAGCGATCCGTCGGGTGACAGTGGCAATACGGGCGGCCCGCTTACCGAGAGCGAAGCGCTGGACATCCTGGGGCTTGAGCCCGGAGCCAGTCGGGAAGAGATCATCAAAGCTCACCGGAGGATGATGCAAAAACTTCACCCGGACCATGGTGGCAGCAATTACCTGGCGGCGCGCATCAATGAGGCCAAGGAGTGTCTCCTGGGCTGA
- a CDS encoding GatB/YqeY domain-containing protein, giving the protein MTAPTLKEQLNSAVKEAMRNKDKTRLVTLRMAQSAVKQIEIDERRELNDEDVLKVLDKMLKQRRDAASQYDEAGREELGDKERAEMVIIEEFMPAALNEDDLDGLIRMAISSTDAQGMQDMGKVMNELKPQVLGRVEMGHLSKKVRAALAG; this is encoded by the coding sequence ATGACGGCACCAACCCTTAAGGAACAACTGAACAGCGCAGTAAAAGAAGCAATGCGGAACAAGGATAAAACCCGCCTGGTTACTTTGCGCATGGCCCAGTCTGCCGTGAAGCAGATTGAGATTGATGAACGCCGCGAGCTCAATGACGAGGATGTTCTCAAGGTGCTGGACAAGATGCTCAAACAGCGCCGCGACGCTGCCAGTCAGTACGACGAAGCCGGCCGCGAGGAACTGGGCGATAAAGAGCGAGCGGAAATGGTGATCATTGAAGAGTTCATGCCTGCGGCCCTCAACGAGGATGATCTTGACGGGTTGATTCGGATGGCCATCAGTTCAACGGATGCCCAGGGCATGCAGGACATGGGTAAGGTGATGAATGAATTGAAACCCCAGGTGCTTGGCCGCGTTGAGATGGGGCATTTGAGCAAGAAAGTGCGAGCCGCGCTGGCGGGTTGA